In Pedobacter cryoconitis, one genomic interval encodes:
- a CDS encoding helix-turn-helix domain-containing protein, protein MLDIGSKIMELRKRKAWSQGDLAKAVEASRDIIGKYERNENSPSVEMALKLARVFDISVDYLLGEGKHAAYDKDTLKRLEDIQVLDQDTRLILFNIIDTFLRDAKARKAYGQ, encoded by the coding sequence ATGCTCGACATTGGAAGCAAGATTATGGAACTCAGGAAGCGCAAAGCATGGTCACAGGGAGACCTGGCCAAAGCCGTAGAAGCTTCAAGGGATATTATTGGAAAGTATGAGCGTAATGAAAACAGCCCTTCTGTAGAGATGGCTTTAAAGCTGGCCAGGGTGTTTGATATTTCTGTAGATTATCTGCTGGGAGAAGGAAAGCATGCTGCTTATGACAAAGACACACTTAAACGATTAGAAGATATACAGGTCTTAGACCAGGATACCAGGCTCATTCTATTTAACATTATAGACACCTTTCTAAGGGATGCTAAAGCCAGAAAAGCTTACGGACAGTAA
- a CDS encoding SymE family type I addiction module toxin, with product MENEQHRSIMLQRKHRKLTYSQKWVPELRISGIWLENQGFHAGELVEITSVQGALIIKAKV from the coding sequence ATGGAAAATGAACAACACAGATCGATCATGCTGCAACGTAAACACCGTAAGCTGACTTACAGCCAAAAGTGGGTTCCTGAACTAAGGATATCGGGTATATGGTTAGAAAACCAGGGCTTTCATGCAGGTGAACTGGTGGAAATTACCAGTGTGCAGGGTGCGCTGATCATCAAAGCAAAAGTGTAA